From a region of the Myroides sp. JBRI-B21084 genome:
- a CDS encoding dipeptidase — MDLIKNYVQQNKERFINELVDLLKIPSVSADSAYSQDVLNTAEKVKDFLEKAGCDKVELCETPGYPIVYAEKHVDASLPTVLVYGHYDVQPADPIELWDSPPFEPVIKKTEIHPEGAIFARGACDDKGQMFMHVKALELMMQTNTLPCNVKFMIEGEEEVGSASLAWFVERNQEKLKNDVILISDTGMISNTQPSITTGLRGLSYVEVEVTGPNRDLHSGLYGGAVANPINILTKMISSLHDENNHITIPGFYDKVEELSKEERDEMGKRPFSLDDYKKALDIKEVHGETGYTTNERNSIRPTLDVNGIWGGYTGEGAKTVIPSKAFAKISMRLVPNQDWEEITELFKKHFESIAPASVKVVVKPHHGGQGYVTPIDFVGYQAAAKAYNDTFGVAPIPVRSGGSIPIVALFEKELKSKTIMMGFGLDSDAIHSPNEHYGIFNYLKGIETIPLFFKYFTEMYK, encoded by the coding sequence ATGGATCTAATAAAAAATTACGTTCAACAAAACAAGGAACGCTTTATAAATGAACTTGTTGACTTATTAAAAATACCATCGGTTAGTGCAGACAGCGCCTACTCACAAGACGTTTTAAACACTGCCGAAAAAGTAAAAGATTTTTTAGAAAAAGCAGGTTGTGACAAAGTAGAATTATGTGAAACACCTGGTTACCCTATTGTTTATGCCGAAAAACACGTTGATGCTAGCTTACCAACCGTACTTGTGTACGGGCATTACGATGTACAACCAGCCGACCCAATTGAACTTTGGGATTCGCCCCCTTTTGAACCTGTAATTAAAAAAACAGAAATTCACCCTGAAGGTGCCATTTTTGCACGTGGTGCTTGTGATGATAAAGGGCAAATGTTTATGCATGTTAAAGCCCTTGAATTAATGATGCAAACCAACACTTTGCCTTGTAACGTAAAATTTATGATTGAAGGTGAAGAAGAAGTAGGTTCGGCATCGTTGGCATGGTTTGTTGAAAGAAATCAAGAAAAATTAAAAAATGATGTTATTTTAATATCTGATACCGGAATGATTTCTAATACGCAACCTTCTATCACTACTGGTTTGCGTGGTTTAAGTTATGTTGAGGTAGAAGTTACTGGCCCTAACCGCGATTTACATTCGGGATTATACGGTGGTGCAGTTGCCAACCCAATTAACATTCTTACAAAAATGATTTCGTCGTTACATGATGAAAACAACCACATTACCATTCCTGGTTTTTACGATAAGGTTGAAGAATTATCAAAAGAAGAACGCGATGAAATGGGCAAACGTCCTTTTTCGTTAGACGATTATAAAAAAGCCCTAGATATTAAAGAAGTTCATGGCGAAACTGGCTACACTACCAATGAACGCAACTCTATAAGACCAACTTTAGACGTGAATGGAATTTGGGGCGGTTACACTGGCGAAGGTGCTAAAACGGTAATTCCATCAAAAGCATTTGCTAAAATTTCAATGCGTTTGGTTCCAAACCAAGATTGGGAAGAAATTACCGAATTGTTTAAAAAGCATTTTGAAAGTATTGCACCTGCATCGGTTAAAGTTGTGGTAAAACCACATCACGGTGGACAAGGTTACGTTACCCCTATTGATTTTGTTGGATACCAAGCAGCAGCTAAAGCGTATAACGATACATTTGGCGTAGCACCAATACCTGTACGTTCGGGCGGAAGTATTCCTATTGTGGCTTTGTTTGAAAAAGAATTAAAGTCTAAAACAATTATGATGGGCTTTGGTTTGGATTCTGATGCGATACATTCACCTAACGAACATTATGGCATTTTTAATTATTTAAAAGGTATTGAAACCATTCCATTATTCTTTAAATATTTCACTGAAATGTATAAGTAA
- a CDS encoding DUF4041 domain-containing protein: protein MELGLIIVILVLGIALILTVLNFIKVKKNLKSEIEQKTKEYDKLNTDLNKYNGIVSIEKEIENKNIELNELTNTAKSFNDSLNDLHSLNLEIEKLKSSKETEQKELNELTNTAKSFNDSLSDLHSLNLEIEKLKSSKETEQRELNELTNTAKSFNDSLNNLHSLNLEIEKLKSSKETEQKELNEIHIKAFNLNDRYIEAKSIFKELERDIKLYQNDLEFIELGIYDPILDYDTSEKYKEELTKIVTKQKELIKEGNACVCSTNWTVGNSRKQGEIMTSRYINLTLRAFNGECDTLTTKVKWNNVKRFEERIIKAFNAINKLGQSNDVRITDEYLKLKLDELHLAYELEHKKYQEKEEERTIREEQREEERAQREFEKAAKEAELEEKRFQKALEMAQKELGLVSGEELDKLNQQIVHLQQSLKEAHEAKERAISRAQETKSGHVYIISNIGSFGENIYKIGMTRRLEPLDRVRELGDASVPFRFDLHALIFTDNAPELENLLQKEFDDRRINKVNYRKEYFRVTLEEIENVIKEKYDKEVDFIKIPEAQEYRETKSIIKQIEQAKSEQAEKEIDKYPDSLF, encoded by the coding sequence ATGGAATTAGGATTAATAATAGTTATACTAGTTTTAGGAATTGCACTAATCCTAACAGTTTTGAACTTTATTAAGGTTAAAAAAAATCTAAAATCGGAAATAGAACAAAAAACAAAAGAATATGATAAACTAAATACTGACTTAAATAAGTACAACGGAATTGTATCAATAGAGAAAGAGATTGAAAACAAAAACATAGAATTGAATGAATTAACAAATACTGCAAAATCATTCAATGACAGTCTTAACGATTTACATTCTCTGAATCTAGAAATTGAAAAACTCAAAAGTTCAAAAGAAACTGAACAAAAAGAGTTGAATGAATTAACAAATACTGCAAAATCATTCAATGACAGTCTTAGCGATTTACATTCTCTGAATCTAGAAATTGAAAAACTCAAAAGTTCAAAAGAAACTGAACAAAGAGAATTGAATGAATTAACAAATACTGCAAAATCATTCAATGACAGTCTTAACAATTTACATTCTCTGAATCTAGAAATTGAAAAACTCAAAAGTTCAAAAGAAACTGAACAAAAAGAATTGAATGAAATCCATATAAAAGCTTTTAACCTAAATGATAGATATATAGAAGCAAAATCAATTTTCAAAGAATTAGAAAGAGATATTAAGCTATACCAAAATGACCTTGAATTTATAGAACTTGGTATTTATGACCCAATTTTAGATTATGATACTTCAGAGAAATACAAAGAAGAATTAACAAAAATTGTTACTAAACAAAAGGAATTAATCAAAGAAGGAAATGCTTGTGTTTGTTCTACTAATTGGACAGTCGGAAACAGCCGAAAACAAGGCGAGATTATGACTAGTCGTTATATAAATTTAACTTTAAGAGCATTTAATGGAGAATGTGATACTCTAACTACAAAAGTAAAATGGAATAACGTTAAAAGATTTGAAGAAAGAATAATTAAAGCATTCAATGCTATTAATAAACTTGGACAATCCAATGATGTTCGTATTACAGATGAATATTTGAAATTAAAATTAGATGAACTTCATTTAGCATATGAATTAGAACACAAAAAATATCAAGAAAAAGAAGAGGAAAGAACAATACGGGAAGAGCAAAGAGAGGAAGAACGAGCGCAGAGAGAATTTGAAAAAGCTGCAAAAGAAGCTGAACTTGAAGAAAAAAGATTTCAAAAGGCGTTAGAAATGGCACAAAAAGAATTAGGGTTAGTTAGTGGCGAAGAATTAGATAAATTAAACCAACAGATTGTACACTTACAACAAAGCTTAAAAGAAGCCCACGAAGCAAAAGAAAGAGCAATTTCACGAGCTCAAGAAACTAAATCTGGTCACGTTTATATTATTTCAAATATTGGTTCATTTGGAGAAAATATTTATAAAATTGGAATGACTCGAAGACTAGAACCGTTGGATAGAGTTCGAGAATTAGGAGATGCTTCTGTTCCATTTCGATTTGATTTACACGCTTTAATTTTTACAGATAATGCACCTGAACTAGAGAATCTATTACAAAAAGAATTTGATGACAGAAGAATTAACAAAGTTAACTATCGAAAAGAATATTTCAGAGTAACATTAGAGGAAATTGAAAACGTTATAAAAGAGAAATACGACAAAGAAGTTGACTTTATTAAAATTCCAGAGGCACAAGAATACCGAGAAACTAAATCTATAATAAAACAAATTGAGCAAGCTAAAAGTGAACAAGCAGAAAAAGAAATTGACAAATATCCTGACAGTCTGTTCTGA
- the gldD gene encoding gliding motility lipoprotein GldD gives MKIVKFIYATTLVLLISSCKNDAIPKPDAFLSLEYPTATYASYTHPNCNFKFNKNTNATIKPEEACSFKIDYPKMKASIYMNYRPVNNNLMLLLKDAQKLTYNHTIKADDIQESVFEHPEKKVYGMFYRVIGDAATNVQFYATDSTKNFVVGTLYFYAKPNFDSIYPATKYIEDDMKKIMETLEWTNN, from the coding sequence ATGAAAATAGTTAAATTTATATACGCAACCACGTTGGTTTTATTAATAAGCAGTTGTAAAAACGATGCCATACCAAAACCCGATGCTTTTTTAAGTTTAGAATACCCAACTGCAACCTACGCCAGTTACACACACCCAAATTGTAATTTTAAATTTAACAAAAACACCAACGCAACTATTAAACCCGAAGAAGCTTGTTCTTTTAAAATTGATTATCCTAAAATGAAAGCAAGCATCTACATGAATTACCGTCCGGTAAACAACAACTTAATGTTGCTTTTAAAAGATGCACAAAAACTAACGTACAACCACACCATAAAAGCAGACGATATTCAAGAATCGGTTTTTGAACACCCTGAAAAAAAAGTGTATGGTATGTTTTACCGCGTAATTGGCGATGCTGCCACAAACGTACAGTTTTACGCTACCGATAGTACTAAAAACTTTGTTGTTGGCACTTTATATTTTTATGCAAAACCAAACTTCGATTCTATTTATCCTGCTACAAAATATATTGAAGACGATATGAAAAAAATAATGGAAACCTTAGAATGGACCAACAATTAA
- a CDS encoding GNAT family N-acetyltransferase, with product MQKFKQQILTLKNQKTVTIRQAEIDDAEKLLNCIKIYVPQSEYIPKLEQEIKLTIEQEKEWINYFLTNENSLLLIAEFDNEIVGNIDLTGNRRKIMEHTAVIGMGMLKEWRNTGLGTALLKLAIEWAKENSILELLWLQVYTDNELGLGLYRKIGFEENGIMKNFFKQDGKYFDNLTMTMNVK from the coding sequence ATGCAAAAATTCAAACAACAAATATTGACACTTAAAAATCAAAAAACTGTAACAATTAGACAAGCAGAAATTGATGATGCGGAAAAGCTACTCAATTGTATAAAAATATATGTTCCACAAAGCGAATATATTCCAAAACTAGAACAAGAAATTAAACTTACAATTGAACAAGAAAAAGAGTGGATTAATTACTTTTTGACAAACGAAAATTCTTTGCTTCTAATCGCTGAATTTGACAATGAGATAGTCGGAAATATTGATTTAACAGGCAACCGAAGAAAGATTATGGAACATACCGCAGTAATTGGAATGGGAATGCTGAAAGAATGGAGAAATACAGGACTTGGAACAGCATTGTTAAAATTAGCAATTGAATGGGCAAAAGAAAATTCAATACTTGAACTACTTTGGCTTCAAGTATACACTGACAACGAATTAGGATTAGGTTTGTATCGTAAAATCGGATTTGAAGAAAACGGAATAATGAAAAATTTTTTTAAACAAGATGGAAAATATTTTGACAATTTAACAATGACAATGAACGTGAAATAA
- a CDS encoding heavy-metal-associated domain-containing protein produces MKKLKGISLLFMAAAFMVSCNQTAKEQTEKTTEATEQVSSAEVSGTMQKATFQVEGMSCAVGCAKVIEGKLAKMEGVKAATVDFDSKTATVEFDDAKQNPDAIKKMVEEIAEGAYKVENLTVAKEMAMVFQDDKTEQKKCCSSKKEGKSCSTDKKDEKSCSDKKSKKKKGGCCSKDKKDATATKLNVI; encoded by the coding sequence ATGAAGAAATTGAAAGGAATATCGTTATTATTTATGGCTGCAGCTTTTATGGTAAGTTGTAACCAAACAGCAAAAGAGCAAACTGAAAAAACTACTGAAGCTACAGAACAAGTTTCTAGTGCTGAAGTAAGTGGAACCATGCAAAAAGCTACTTTTCAGGTAGAAGGAATGTCTTGCGCGGTAGGTTGTGCTAAAGTTATTGAAGGGAAATTAGCGAAAATGGAAGGTGTGAAAGCAGCTACTGTTGATTTTGATTCGAAAACGGCTACTGTTGAATTTGACGATGCTAAACAAAATCCAGATGCAATTAAAAAAATGGTTGAAGAAATTGCTGAGGGTGCTTACAAAGTTGAAAATTTAACTGTTGCTAAAGAAATGGCAATGGTTTTTCAGGATGATAAAACTGAACAAAAAAAATGTTGTTCGTCTAAAAAAGAAGGAAAATCATGCTCTACAGATAAAAAAGACGAAAAGTCTTGTTCTGATAAAAAAAGTAAAAAGAAAAAAGGTGGATGTTGCAGTAAAGATAAAAAAGACGCAACTGCTACTAAGTTAAATGTTATATAA
- a CDS encoding GNAT family N-acetyltransferase, whose amino-acid sequence MLKIKTYSQENKPNLNEKENILNFLHKNLEQYGDPLQDIKKCMDYALKETPSFGGFVVTALLNNELVGAVIVNETGMKDYIPENILVYIATDANQRGKGIGKTLMQHAIENANGNIALHVEPDNPARKLYEKLGFTNKYLEMRLNK is encoded by the coding sequence ATGTTAAAAATCAAGACTTATAGTCAAGAGAACAAACCCAATTTAAATGAAAAAGAAAACATACTTAACTTCTTACACAAAAATTTAGAGCAATACGGAGATCCATTACAAGACATAAAAAAATGTATGGATTATGCTTTAAAAGAAACGCCTTCTTTCGGAGGTTTTGTAGTAACAGCTTTATTAAACAATGAACTTGTAGGTGCAGTAATTGTAAACGAAACGGGTATGAAAGATTATATTCCCGAAAATATTTTGGTTTACATTGCAACCGATGCCAACCAACGTGGTAAAGGAATTGGTAAAACTTTAATGCAACATGCTATAGAAAATGCAAATGGAAACATAGCTTTACATGTTGAGCCTGATAACCCCGCAAGAAAATTATACGAAAAATTAGGTTTTACAAATAAATATTTAGAAATGCGTTTAAATAAGTAA
- the mutY gene encoding A/G-specific adenine glycosylase, with product MNFTERLLIWYTKNKRDLPWRNTTNPYYIWLSEIILQQTRVEQGKPYYEAFTKKFPTLKDLATANEDAVLKLWQGLGYYSRARNLHAAAKHIFYNLNNTFPKHYSQIIELKGIGPYTAAAIASFAFKEPIAVVDGNVFRVLSRFFGIYNDTALSKNRAVFQNLANELISKQHPDLFNHAIMDFGATVCLPINPKCETCVYNKNCYAYLKNETAVLPVKTKKITVKNRYFHYLLVQQNNKIAIQQRTKKDIWQHLYELPLIETLINDEGSIHDQLQTLYPSSFIKKINQTAIKHKLSHQQLHINFYSIETKNTIENLNMVATNSLENYAYPIVIWNFLKDFFKLEKN from the coding sequence ATGAATTTTACCGAGAGGCTTTTAATTTGGTATACAAAAAACAAACGTGATTTACCGTGGCGAAACACCACAAACCCTTATTATATATGGCTTTCTGAAATTATTTTACAGCAAACCCGAGTTGAACAAGGCAAACCGTACTATGAAGCTTTTACAAAAAAATTTCCCACATTAAAAGATTTAGCCACAGCTAACGAAGATGCTGTTTTAAAACTTTGGCAAGGTTTAGGGTATTATTCTAGAGCACGTAATTTACACGCTGCAGCAAAACACATTTTTTACAACTTAAACAACACTTTTCCAAAACACTATAGCCAAATAATTGAACTAAAAGGCATTGGCCCTTATACCGCTGCTGCAATTGCATCGTTTGCATTTAAAGAACCTATTGCCGTTGTAGATGGAAATGTTTTTAGAGTTTTATCTCGATTTTTTGGTATTTATAATGACACCGCCTTATCAAAAAATCGAGCCGTTTTTCAAAATCTTGCAAACGAGTTAATTTCAAAACAACATCCCGATTTATTTAACCATGCCATTATGGATTTTGGTGCAACAGTTTGTTTACCCATAAATCCTAAATGTGAAACGTGCGTTTATAATAAAAACTGCTATGCGTATTTAAAAAATGAAACAGCGGTTTTACCTGTAAAAACCAAAAAAATCACTGTAAAAAATCGTTATTTTCATTATTTATTAGTTCAACAAAACAATAAAATTGCCATACAACAACGCACAAAAAAAGACATTTGGCAACATTTATACGAATTGCCTTTAATTGAAACTTTAATAAACGATGAAGGTTCTATTCATGATCAATTACAAACCTTATATCCATCATCATTTATAAAAAAAATCAACCAAACAGCTATAAAACATAAACTATCGCATCAACAATTGCATATAAATTTCTATAGTATAGAAACCAAAAACACAATTGAAAACTTAAACATGGTTGCTACTAACAGTTTAGAAAACTACGCTTACCCTATTGTAATTTGGAATTTTTTAAAAGATTTTTTTAAGCTTGAAAAAAATTAG
- a CDS encoding histidine kinase dimerization/phosphoacceptor domain -containing protein — protein MVGIITMWKYSKKLKTINNKLKVYSEENIFLLNEANHRINNNLQIIIILLTEELDKIDESNQESLSIKNVLTKIESVATLHKHLYQNTDKKMVNIKNYLNEILNNFKELFLEKEIAVNRKFCNYELPIDLAMYLGLLCTELLINSIKYAFKNQKNKLISIELNVNQSILHIKYSDNGQGSIGKTIDPVLVTLFVSK, from the coding sequence ATGGTTGGAATAATTACGATGTGGAAATACAGTAAAAAACTAAAAACAATAAACAACAAATTAAAGGTTTATTCCGAAGAAAACATTTTCTTATTAAACGAAGCTAACCACCGAATTAACAACAATTTACAAATAATTATAATTTTATTAACCGAAGAACTTGATAAAATCGATGAATCAAATCAGGAAAGTTTATCAATAAAAAATGTACTAACTAAAATAGAATCGGTTGCAACTTTACACAAACATCTTTATCAAAATACTGATAAAAAAATGGTAAACATTAAAAATTATTTAAATGAGATATTAAATAATTTTAAAGAACTGTTTTTAGAAAAAGAAATTGCAGTAAACCGCAAATTTTGCAATTACGAATTACCAATTGATTTAGCAATGTACTTAGGCTTACTATGTACAGAGTTATTAATAAACTCTATAAAATATGCTTTTAAAAACCAAAAAAATAAATTAATTTCGATTGAATTAAATGTTAATCAATCTATTTTACACATTAAATATTCCGATAATGGACAAGGATCAATAGGCAAAACAATAGACCCTGTGCTTGTTACTCTATTTGTCAGCAAATAA
- a CDS encoding alanine racemase encodes MAVITLHKKRLNYNFERLEYFFKQKNIQWSIVTKMLCGNKLFLTEVLNLQPNQVCDSRVSNLKAIKEINPKVETIYIKPTPKRSVASVVKYADISMNTNINTIKALSQEAQKQNKIHKIIIMIELGELREGVMRENVISFYDQVFRLKNIEVVGIGANLSCLYGVLPSADKLIQLSLYKQLIEATFKKKIKYVSGGSSVTIPLIFQNKLPQSINHFRVGETLYQGTNVYNDTPSNLLKQDVFTLKAEIIELIEKPMVPEGDFGTNLEGKSFSFNEKEIGKKSFRAILDLGILDVDQSNIFPKDTNIRFFGASSDMIVVDLQTNVKNYKVGDYLEFSLNYMGALRAMNSSYIEKQVL; translated from the coding sequence ATGGCAGTAATAACATTACACAAAAAGCGTTTAAATTATAACTTTGAGCGGTTAGAATATTTTTTTAAACAAAAAAACATTCAATGGTCAATAGTTACCAAAATGTTGTGTGGTAATAAATTATTTTTAACCGAAGTATTAAATTTACAACCAAACCAAGTATGTGATTCACGCGTTAGTAATCTAAAAGCAATAAAAGAAATAAACCCAAAGGTTGAAACTATTTACATTAAGCCAACACCTAAAAGATCAGTTGCTTCTGTTGTAAAATATGCTGATATAAGTATGAATACCAACATAAATACTATAAAAGCACTATCGCAAGAAGCTCAAAAGCAAAATAAAATTCACAAAATTATCATAATGATAGAATTGGGCGAATTGCGCGAAGGAGTGATGCGTGAAAACGTAATATCGTTCTACGATCAGGTGTTTCGTTTAAAAAATATTGAAGTTGTTGGTATAGGTGCAAATCTTTCATGTTTATACGGGGTGCTGCCAAGTGCCGATAAGCTTATTCAACTTTCCTTATACAAACAATTAATTGAAGCAACATTTAAGAAAAAAATAAAATACGTTTCTGGAGGTTCATCAGTAACCATACCCCTTATTTTTCAAAATAAACTACCACAAAGTATAAATCATTTTAGAGTAGGAGAAACCCTTTACCAAGGAACCAATGTTTATAACGATACCCCAAGTAATTTATTAAAACAAGATGTATTTACTTTAAAGGCCGAAATTATAGAATTAATTGAAAAACCTATGGTACCCGAAGGTGATTTTGGAACAAACCTAGAAGGGAAATCTTTTTCTTTTAATGAAAAAGAAATTGGAAAAAAATCGTTTAGAGCCATTTTAGATTTAGGGATTTTAGATGTAGATCAATCAAATATTTTTCCAAAAGATACTAATATTCGTTTTTTTGGTGCAAGTTCTGATATGATTGTTGTAGATTTACAAACAAATGTTAAAAATTACAAAGTAGGTGATTATCTAGAATTTTCATTAAATTATATGGGCGCATTAAGAGCAATGAACTCATCTTACATTGAAAAACAAGTTTTGTAA
- a CDS encoding HU family DNA-binding protein → MTKADIVAKISEKLGLEKGDVQATVESFMEEVKSSLESGDNVYLRGFGSFIIKTRAEKTGRNISKNTTIKIPAHNIPAFKPAKVFVEGVKTNTDVK, encoded by the coding sequence ATGACTAAAGCAGACATTGTAGCTAAAATTTCAGAGAAATTAGGGCTTGAGAAAGGTGATGTGCAGGCAACTGTGGAATCTTTTATGGAGGAAGTAAAATCTTCTTTAGAAAGTGGAGATAACGTATATTTAAGAGGTTTTGGTAGCTTTATAATAAAAACTAGAGCTGAAAAAACAGGTCGTAATATATCTAAAAATACAACAATAAAAATCCCTGCTCACAACATTCCAGCTTTTAAACCAGCTAAAGTGTTTGTAGAAGGTGTTAAAACAAACACAGACGTAAAATAA
- the gldE gene encoding gliding motility-associated protein GldE — protein MDPDPATSQLLFLSITIVCIVGSLYFVALFAAAEVAYFSASKKRFDELSYQFPKKTKLYQKLLSKPLQLQATINFSNALFKVVFLCSIFTLYNHFFYTTFIGICILFAIASFLLALIGEIYPRIYSAQKQNKVVITTLNTIYFFTIILWPFTWIFKKANRFLIGKIDKKEHSFSMEQLSQALEMTDYNPTNEDEQRILEGIASFGSTEVTQVMTPRIDLFALNIDELYHEILPQIIEKGYSRIPVYKESIDHIVGILYIKDLIPFLDKKAFQWSSLMREPYFIPESKKLDDLLTDFQSNKNHLAVVVDEFGETVGVVTLEDIIEEIVGEIADELDEDEKLYQKLNANVYIFDGKISIIDFCRILDINDEPFEENRKDAESLGGFILEQLEDFPKINDVFNFENYTFKIVNIHKRRLEKIKVTINENS, from the coding sequence TTGGACCCCGACCCCGCCACATCACAACTGCTTTTTTTATCAATAACTATTGTTTGTATAGTAGGTTCGTTATATTTTGTAGCACTTTTTGCTGCTGCAGAAGTAGCTTATTTTTCTGCTTCAAAAAAACGTTTTGACGAACTTTCGTATCAATTTCCAAAAAAAACAAAACTATACCAAAAACTACTAAGTAAGCCACTGCAATTACAAGCTACTATTAACTTTAGCAATGCACTTTTTAAAGTTGTTTTTTTATGTAGTATTTTTACGCTGTATAACCATTTTTTTTACACAACATTTATAGGTATTTGTATTTTATTTGCAATTGCAAGCTTTTTATTGGCTTTAATCGGCGAAATTTACCCTAGAATTTACAGCGCACAAAAACAAAACAAAGTTGTAATTACCACTTTAAACACCATTTATTTCTTTACCATTATACTTTGGCCATTTACTTGGATTTTTAAAAAAGCAAACCGTTTTTTAATTGGTAAAATCGATAAAAAAGAACATTCGTTTTCTATGGAACAACTATCACAAGCCTTAGAAATGACCGATTACAACCCAACTAACGAAGATGAACAAAGAATTTTAGAAGGAATTGCATCGTTTGGCTCAACCGAAGTTACCCAAGTAATGACTCCACGTATTGACTTGTTTGCCCTTAATATTGACGAACTTTATCACGAAATTCTACCTCAAATTATAGAAAAAGGCTATTCACGCATACCCGTTTACAAAGAAAGCATTGATCACATTGTTGGGATTTTATATATTAAAGATTTAATTCCGTTTTTAGACAAAAAAGCCTTTCAATGGTCAAGTTTAATGCGCGAACCTTATTTTATACCCGAAAGTAAAAAACTAGACGATTTATTAACCGATTTTCAATCAAACAAAAACCATTTAGCTGTTGTTGTTGATGAATTTGGCGAAACAGTTGGCGTGGTTACTTTAGAAGATATTATTGAAGAAATTGTAGGCGAAATTGCCGATGAATTAGATGAAGACGAAAAATTGTATCAAAAATTAAACGCAAATGTTTATATATTTGACGGTAAAATTTCGATAATAGATTTTTGTAGAATTTTAGATATTAACGACGAACCTTTTGAAGAAAACAGAAAAGATGCCGAATCGTTAGGTGGATTTATTTTAGAACAATTAGAAGATTTTCCAAAAATTAACGATGTTTTTAATTTTGAAAATTACACCTTTAAAATTGTAAACATTCACAAACGCAGATTAGAAAAAATTAAAGTAACCATAAATGAAAATAGTTAA
- a CDS encoding single-stranded DNA-binding protein — protein sequence MYGTLNKVTLIGHLGDEVKIHYFEGGNSVARFSIATNEVYINKATNEKITSTEWHNLVFKNKAAELCEKFLSKGDKIYVEGKIRTRHWQTEDGNTKHTTEIQVTEFIFLTIKKDIDSKTKAMKHTDDDRLSNFEIPKIADYDKLNDIPF from the coding sequence ATGTACGGAACTTTAAACAAAGTAACTTTAATTGGTCATTTAGGCGATGAAGTAAAAATTCACTATTTCGAGGGCGGCAATTCTGTGGCGCGCTTTTCAATTGCTACAAATGAAGTGTACATAAATAAAGCAACAAACGAAAAAATTACGTCAACAGAATGGCACAATTTAGTTTTTAAAAACAAAGCTGCCGAATTGTGTGAAAAATTTTTAAGCAAAGGCGATAAAATTTACGTTGAAGGCAAAATACGCACTCGCCACTGGCAAACCGAAGACGGTAACACCAAACACACAACCGAAATTCAGGTAACAGAATTTATATTTTTAACAATTAAAAAAGATATCGATTCTAAAACCAAGGCTATGAAACACACTGATGACGACCGTTTAAGTAATTTTGAAATTCCGAAAATTGCAGATTACGACAAATTGAATGATATACCTTTTTAA